From a single Couchioplanes caeruleus genomic region:
- a CDS encoding response regulator, with translation MVIDDSRAMRMILKRIVAKLNFEAIEAGDGQEALDLLATMTEVPELALIDWNMPNMNGLEFVTKVRAEPRLREMTLVMVTTESEQSQIVRALAAGAHEYVIKPFTEGAMIEKLALLGLVPTGANS, from the coding sequence ATGGTGATCGACGACTCCCGGGCGATGCGCATGATTCTGAAGCGCATCGTCGCGAAGCTGAACTTCGAGGCGATCGAGGCCGGTGACGGCCAGGAGGCCCTCGACCTGCTCGCCACGATGACCGAGGTGCCGGAACTGGCCCTCATCGACTGGAACATGCCGAACATGAACGGCCTCGAGTTCGTCACCAAGGTGCGCGCCGAGCCGCGGCTGCGCGAGATGACGCTGGTCATGGTGACGACCGAGAGCGAACAGAGCCAGATCGTCCGGGCACTCGCCGCGGGCGCCCACGAATACGTGATCAAGCCCTTCACCGAGGGCGCGATGATCGAAAAGTTGGCCCTCCTGGGCCTGGTACCGACCGGAGCGAACTCATGA
- the fliR gene encoding flagellar biosynthetic protein FliR, translating into MNADVPIAQLIAIFLGAARAGAWLMLCPPFNSRLIPAQVKVLLSIGIALPMAPYLTASVPSLQTSAIIAATVLQLFVGAALGFITFVFFAAVQAAGDLIDVFGGFTLAAAYDPLSQNQSSVFGRFYNLVAVTLLFASDGHQMVLRGFMQSYRTLPLDASFSLKTFSTVLTDGVGEMFLAALQIAGPLIAVLFLTDVAFGLLNRVAPALNAFQLGFPAKIFLVLTLSGTAIAVLPQALDGLIDKAVTVVVRLSGG; encoded by the coding sequence GTGAACGCCGACGTGCCGATCGCGCAGCTCATCGCGATCTTCCTCGGCGCGGCCCGGGCCGGCGCGTGGCTGATGCTCTGCCCGCCGTTCAACTCGCGGCTCATCCCGGCGCAGGTGAAGGTGCTGCTCTCGATCGGCATCGCGCTGCCGATGGCGCCGTACCTGACCGCCTCGGTGCCCTCGCTGCAGACCTCGGCGATCATCGCGGCGACCGTGCTGCAGCTGTTCGTGGGTGCCGCGCTCGGCTTCATCACGTTCGTGTTCTTCGCCGCCGTGCAGGCCGCCGGTGACCTCATCGACGTCTTCGGCGGCTTCACGCTGGCCGCCGCGTACGACCCGCTGTCGCAGAACCAGAGCTCGGTCTTCGGCCGCTTCTACAACCTGGTCGCGGTGACCCTGCTGTTCGCCAGCGACGGGCACCAGATGGTGCTGCGCGGGTTCATGCAGTCGTACCGGACCCTGCCGCTGGACGCCTCGTTCTCGCTGAAGACGTTCAGCACGGTGCTGACCGACGGCGTCGGCGAGATGTTCCTGGCGGCGCTGCAGATCGCCGGGCCGCTGATCGCCGTGCTGTTCCTGACCGACGTCGCCTTCGGCCTGCTCAACCGGGTGGCGCCCGCGCTCAACGCGTTCCAGCTGGGCTTCCCGGCGAAGATCTTCCTGGTGCTCACCCTGTCCGGTACGGCGATCGCCGTGCTGCCGCAGGCCCTGGACGGGCTGATCGACAAGGCCGTGACGGTCGTCGTACGCCTGAGCGGGGGGTGA
- a CDS encoding response regulator produces MKILIADDSRVMRQIVTRTLRQAGFDGHDLVEAADGAEAVEKANAEKPDLIISDWNMPELTGIDVLRKLRAAGNDVKFGFVTSECTEEMKSAAESAGSAFFIVKPFTAEQFDEVLSPILG; encoded by the coding sequence ATGAAGATCCTGATCGCTGACGACAGCCGCGTCATGCGGCAGATCGTCACCCGTACGCTGCGCCAGGCCGGCTTCGACGGGCACGACCTCGTCGAGGCCGCGGACGGCGCTGAGGCGGTGGAGAAGGCGAACGCGGAGAAGCCCGATCTGATCATCTCGGACTGGAACATGCCCGAGCTGACCGGCATCGACGTGCTGCGCAAGCTGCGGGCCGCCGGCAACGACGTGAAGTTCGGCTTCGTGACCTCGGAGTGCACCGAGGAGATGAAGAGCGCCGCGGAGAGCGCCGGTTCCGCGTTCTTCATCGTCAAGCCCTTCACAGCAGAGCAATTCGACGAGGTCCTCTCTCCTATTTTGGGATGA
- a CDS encoding protein-glutamate methylesterase/protein-glutamine glutaminase: MIRVLVVDDSVVVRRLIVDSLSGAPGIEVVGTAANGLLAQAKIDQLKPDAITMDIEMPQMNGIEAVRELRKRHKRIPVIMFSTLSAAGASATLEALSAGATDYVTKPSNVGSIAESIAAVREQLVPKIHALAGRRAPGPTRPGARPVPGRPGTTPPAYRPGPGGRPTAVPGRPGAQPPAAPARPARRGPHGRVDILAIGSSTGGPDALTKVLQALPTDLPVPIVVTQHMPPVFTKMFAERLDRSTPLRVVEAGDGLELAPGTVYIAPGDKHLVLQRRGTATLTQLSGAPPENSCRPAVDVMFRSVASLFGAAAYAAVLTGMGYDGRGGAKVLRDAGAEILAQDEASSVVWGMPGAVVGAGLADEVLPLDRIAAALIQRVQVGRAPRATAVTR, encoded by the coding sequence ATGATCAGGGTTCTCGTCGTCGACGACTCCGTCGTGGTCCGCCGGCTCATCGTGGACTCGCTGTCCGGTGCGCCGGGCATCGAGGTGGTCGGTACCGCCGCGAACGGCCTGCTGGCCCAGGCGAAGATCGACCAGCTCAAGCCGGACGCCATCACGATGGACATCGAGATGCCTCAGATGAACGGCATCGAGGCGGTCCGTGAGCTGCGCAAGCGGCACAAGCGCATACCAGTCATCATGTTCAGCACGCTCTCCGCGGCGGGCGCGAGCGCGACGCTCGAGGCGCTGTCGGCCGGCGCCACGGACTACGTGACGAAGCCGAGCAACGTCGGGTCCATCGCGGAATCCATCGCGGCCGTCCGCGAGCAGCTCGTACCGAAGATCCACGCGCTCGCCGGCCGGCGAGCGCCGGGGCCCACGCGGCCGGGTGCACGCCCGGTCCCGGGCCGCCCCGGCACCACGCCGCCGGCGTACCGGCCGGGTCCGGGAGGCCGCCCCACGGCCGTCCCCGGCCGCCCGGGCGCCCAACCGCCGGCGGCACCCGCCCGCCCGGCGCGGCGCGGACCGCACGGCCGGGTGGACATCCTCGCGATCGGCTCGTCGACCGGCGGCCCGGACGCGCTGACCAAGGTGCTGCAGGCGCTGCCGACGGACCTGCCGGTGCCGATCGTGGTGACGCAGCACATGCCTCCGGTCTTCACCAAGATGTTCGCCGAGCGGCTCGACCGCAGCACGCCGCTGAGGGTCGTCGAGGCCGGCGACGGGCTGGAGCTCGCGCCCGGCACGGTCTACATCGCCCCGGGCGACAAGCACCTCGTGCTGCAGCGCCGGGGCACTGCGACGCTGACCCAGCTCAGCGGCGCGCCGCCGGAGAACTCGTGCCGTCCGGCGGTGGACGTGATGTTCCGTTCGGTGGCGTCGCTCTTCGGGGCGGCGGCCTACGCGGCGGTGCTGACCGGCATGGGATACGACGGACGGGGTGGTGCGAAGGTGCTGCGGGACGCAGGAGCCGAGATCCTGGCTCAGGACGAGGCGAGCTCGGTGGTCTGGGGTATGCCCGGCGCCGTGGTCGGCGCGGGGCTGGCTGACGAGGTGCTGCCGCTGGACCGGATCGCCGCCGCCCTGATCCAGCGGGTCCAGGTCGGCCGCGCGCCACGGGCCACGGCGGTGACCCGATGA
- a CDS encoding sulfotransferase family protein, protein MPSDRPIIVVGCPRSGTTMLQLMLHAHPRIAIPPETRFVLAAYRERREFGDLTVAENRRALARRIVDRRETRFCDLGLDAEDIVERITAGPGTLGSVLGTIFQQYAARFGKPRWGDKRPAYLHNVDLLLRLFPDAQFINIVRDGRDCVASLKEMSWHRKDIYATVASWARAVDDARRAARRLGPSQWHELRYEDLVADPNGKLTELCAYLGEEYDPAMAEPSSVARIAVPSFKTWHARTHSAVTTERVQSWQNRLTAEEIALCEAALGSRLLANGYELSRKARPAPAELLRYGWTAVPQRLIPARRGLSRAAGRLRRDEGLAHLPTTVLPQRSAPDSRVDAG, encoded by the coding sequence GTGCCCAGTGACCGTCCGATCATCGTCGTCGGGTGCCCGCGTTCGGGCACGACGATGCTGCAGCTCATGCTGCACGCGCACCCGCGCATCGCGATTCCGCCGGAGACGCGGTTCGTGCTGGCCGCGTACCGGGAACGGCGCGAGTTCGGCGACCTGACCGTCGCCGAGAACCGGCGCGCCCTCGCCCGGCGGATCGTGGACCGGCGCGAGACCCGCTTCTGCGACCTCGGCCTCGACGCCGAGGACATCGTCGAGCGGATCACGGCCGGGCCCGGCACGCTGGGCTCGGTGCTCGGCACGATCTTCCAGCAGTACGCGGCCCGCTTCGGCAAGCCGCGCTGGGGCGACAAGCGGCCGGCGTACCTGCACAACGTCGACCTGCTGCTGCGCCTCTTCCCGGACGCGCAGTTCATCAACATCGTCCGCGACGGCCGGGACTGCGTGGCCTCCCTCAAGGAGATGTCCTGGCACCGCAAGGACATCTACGCCACGGTCGCATCCTGGGCCCGTGCCGTCGACGACGCCCGCCGCGCCGCCCGCCGCCTCGGCCCGTCGCAGTGGCACGAGTTGCGTTACGAGGACCTGGTCGCGGACCCGAACGGCAAGCTCACCGAGCTGTGCGCGTACCTCGGTGAGGAATACGACCCGGCCATGGCCGAGCCCTCGTCGGTCGCGCGGATCGCGGTCCCGTCGTTCAAGACCTGGCATGCGCGTACGCACTCGGCCGTGACCACGGAACGCGTACAGAGCTGGCAGAACCGGCTCACCGCCGAGGAGATCGCGCTGTGCGAGGCGGCACTGGGCAGCCGCCTGCTGGCCAACGGGTACGAGCTCTCCCGCAAGGCCCGCCCCGCCCCGGCCGAACTGCTGCGCTACGGCTGGACCGCGGTGCCGCAGCGCCTCATCCCGGCCCGGCGCGGCCTGAGCCGCGCGGCCGGGCGGCTGCGCCGCGACGAGGGCCTGGCACACCTGCCCACGACGGTGCTGCCCCAGCGCTCGGCACCGGACAGCCGCGTCGACGCCGGCTGA
- the fliP gene encoding flagellar type III secretion system pore protein FliP (The bacterial flagellar biogenesis protein FliP forms a type III secretion system (T3SS)-type pore required for flagellar assembly.), which translates to MIVIAVLAFGGLLPAAAAQAAPQPMPAAVAHVAHYELPRAPGPTPPVAPTVRPSGGSINFNINGTNPDGSKPATSLVIVLGLTLLSVAPAVLLLCTSFTKVFMVLGITRNALGLTSMPPNQVLAGLALFISLFIMSPVLSQVNDQGVQPYLAGDKTQSQAFKDGVQPLRDFMLKNTREDELALLIKVSDQEKPATAADVELTTLIPAFVLSELRAAFIIGFVIFIPFLIIDMVVSASLMSLGMMMLPPVTVAMPFKLLLFVLVNGWGLIITALVGSYP; encoded by the coding sequence ATGATCGTGATCGCAGTTCTGGCGTTCGGCGGGTTGCTGCCGGCCGCCGCGGCGCAGGCCGCGCCGCAGCCGATGCCGGCCGCGGTCGCCCACGTCGCGCACTACGAGCTGCCGCGGGCGCCCGGGCCCACCCCGCCGGTCGCGCCGACGGTCCGGCCGAGCGGCGGCAGCATCAACTTCAACATCAACGGTACGAACCCCGACGGCAGCAAACCGGCCACGTCGCTGGTCATCGTGCTGGGCCTGACCCTGCTGTCGGTGGCGCCCGCCGTCCTGCTGCTGTGCACGAGCTTCACCAAGGTGTTCATGGTCCTCGGGATCACCCGCAACGCGCTGGGCCTGACCAGCATGCCGCCCAACCAGGTGCTCGCCGGGCTGGCGCTGTTCATCAGCCTGTTCATCATGAGCCCGGTGCTGTCGCAGGTGAACGACCAGGGCGTGCAGCCGTACCTGGCCGGGGACAAGACGCAGTCGCAGGCGTTCAAGGACGGCGTGCAGCCGCTGCGGGACTTCATGCTGAAGAACACCCGCGAGGACGAGCTCGCCCTGCTGATCAAGGTGTCCGACCAGGAGAAGCCGGCGACGGCCGCCGACGTCGAGCTCACCACGCTGATCCCCGCGTTCGTCCTCTCCGAGCTGCGCGCCGCCTTCATCATCGGGTTCGTCATCTTCATCCCGTTCCTCATCATCGACATGGTCGTGTCCGCGTCGCTGATGAGCCTGGGCATGATGATGCTGCCCCCGGTGACCGTGGCGATGCCGTTCAAGCTGCTGCTGTTCGTGCTGGTCAACGGATGGGGGCTGATCATCACCGCGCTGGTGGGGTCGTACCCGTGA
- the flhA gene encoding flagellar biosynthesis protein FlhA has protein sequence MKNRNLSKFAVPVGVIGIIVMMVVPLPTFLLDLLIATNITGALLILMVAMFVQKPLDFSVFPALLLVMTLFRLALNISATRLVLRDGDAGKVIHAFGDFVVGGSLVIGLVIFLILIIVQMVVVTKGAERVAEVGARFTLDAMPGKQMAIDADLNAGLIDEDEARRRRAEVAAEADFYGAMDGGSKFVKGDAIAAIIITVINLVGGFAVGMLQQGLSPAEAMNQYSLLTVGDGLVSQIPALLLSVATGLITTRSATSGDMGSSVTAQLGQNKLALRIAGGAALGLCVIPGLPKVPFLIIGAITLFIAQRIKDPAPEEAAAAVPELERPAPDSPEQLLGEMRVDPLELALSPDLVDLVDTNGGDLLDRVRALRRKMALELGIVMPPVRTRDDLDLPLSSYAIRISGVDAGTGQAPPGTVLAIGDGLQALPGRAGVEPVFGLAGKWVPAELHYQAELSGATVVDRASVIITHLAEIVRQNASRLLGREDVRALTEMVKRTHPVVVEELTPTLLSLGQIQRVLQALLDEGVPIRDLVRIFEALSLRAKVSVDHDGLVEAARAALGPAIAAQYAAGGRLTVITLDPMLEQTLLESLRPSETGAFMAIDGLRAEAIVSEAARLVEAAEQAGITPVLACSPQLRLPLMRLLRAGSRRVQVLSYSEISGSTAQIETMGVVNGAYAGAA, from the coding sequence GTGAAGAACCGCAACCTCAGCAAGTTCGCCGTACCCGTCGGGGTCATCGGCATCATCGTCATGATGGTCGTGCCCCTGCCGACCTTCCTGCTCGACCTGCTGATCGCGACCAACATCACCGGCGCCCTGCTGATCCTGATGGTCGCGATGTTCGTGCAGAAGCCGCTCGACTTCTCGGTCTTCCCGGCGCTGCTGCTGGTCATGACGCTCTTCCGGCTCGCGCTCAACATCAGCGCCACCCGCCTGGTGCTGCGCGACGGCGACGCGGGCAAGGTCATCCACGCGTTCGGCGACTTCGTCGTCGGTGGTTCGCTGGTGATCGGCCTGGTCATCTTCCTGATCCTGATCATCGTCCAGATGGTGGTGGTCACCAAGGGTGCCGAGCGGGTCGCCGAGGTCGGTGCCCGCTTCACCCTGGACGCGATGCCCGGCAAGCAGATGGCCATCGACGCCGACCTCAACGCCGGCCTCATCGACGAGGACGAGGCCCGCCGGCGCCGTGCCGAGGTCGCCGCGGAGGCCGACTTCTACGGCGCGATGGACGGTGGCTCGAAGTTCGTCAAGGGCGACGCCATCGCCGCCATCATCATCACGGTCATCAACCTGGTGGGCGGCTTCGCGGTCGGCATGCTCCAGCAGGGTCTGTCCCCCGCCGAGGCGATGAACCAGTACAGCCTGCTGACCGTCGGCGACGGCCTGGTCTCGCAGATCCCCGCCCTGCTGCTCTCCGTCGCCACCGGCCTGATCACCACCCGCTCGGCGACCTCCGGCGACATGGGCAGCAGCGTCACCGCCCAGCTGGGCCAGAACAAGCTCGCGCTGCGCATCGCCGGCGGCGCCGCGCTCGGCCTCTGCGTGATCCCGGGCCTGCCGAAGGTGCCCTTCCTGATCATCGGCGCGATCACGCTCTTCATCGCCCAGCGGATCAAGGACCCGGCCCCGGAGGAGGCGGCCGCGGCGGTGCCCGAGCTGGAACGCCCCGCGCCGGACTCCCCGGAACAGCTGCTCGGCGAGATGCGGGTGGACCCGCTGGAGCTGGCACTCTCGCCGGACCTCGTCGACCTGGTCGACACCAACGGCGGTGACCTGCTCGACCGGGTCCGGGCGCTGCGCCGCAAGATGGCCCTCGAGCTGGGCATCGTGATGCCGCCCGTGCGCACCCGCGACGACCTCGACCTGCCGCTGTCGTCGTACGCGATCCGCATCTCCGGGGTCGACGCGGGCACCGGCCAGGCGCCGCCCGGCACGGTGCTGGCGATCGGCGACGGCTTGCAGGCGCTGCCCGGCCGGGCCGGCGTCGAGCCGGTCTTCGGCCTGGCCGGCAAGTGGGTGCCGGCGGAGCTGCACTACCAGGCCGAGCTCTCCGGGGCGACGGTGGTGGACCGGGCCTCGGTGATCATCACGCACCTCGCCGAGATCGTCCGGCAGAACGCCAGCCGGCTGCTCGGCCGCGAGGACGTCCGGGCGCTCACCGAGATGGTCAAGCGCACGCATCCCGTGGTGGTCGAGGAGCTCACGCCCACGCTGCTCAGCCTCGGACAGATCCAGCGGGTGCTGCAGGCGCTGCTGGACGAGGGCGTACCGATCCGCGACCTGGTCCGCATCTTCGAGGCGCTGTCGCTGCGCGCGAAGGTGTCCGTCGACCACGACGGCCTGGTCGAGGCGGCCCGGGCCGCGCTGGGACCGGCGATCGCGGCCCAGTACGCGGCCGGCGGCCGGCTGACCGTGATCACCCTCGACCCGATGCTCGAGCAGACCCTGCTCGAGTCGCTGCGCCCCAGCGAGACCGGCGCGTTCATGGCCATCGACGGCCTGCGCGCCGAGGCCATCGTCAGCGAGGCCGCGCGGCTCGTCGAGGCCGCCGAGCAGGCCGGGATCACCCCGGTGCTGGCCTGCTCACCGCAGCTGCGGCTGCCACTCATGCGTCTCCTGCGGGCCGGCTCGCGCCGCGTGCAGGTGCTGTCCTACTCGGAGATTTCAGGTTCCACCGCACAGATAGAAACCATGGGGGTGGTGAACGGTGCCTACGCGGGTGCTGCTTGA
- a CDS encoding CheR family methyltransferase translates to MTLSQADFAFVSALVRREAAIVLAPGKEYLVEARLIPVARQVGAASVTDFLANLQRKPNPADQRRIIDALTTNETSWFRDREPFTALTDVVLPELVKSRGSARKVRLWSAASSSGQEAYSLAITLQESLPAGWAYEIMGSDISTEMIKRAEAAEYSQVEVNRGLPATQLVQYFERVGAHWRVAPHLRRNVSFKHMNLTAPLPAMPPFDVIFLRNVLIYFDVATKKSVLRNVARLLRPDGWLFLGAAETTIGIDDNYERVAAGRTSAYRVRSAVPAGAARKG, encoded by the coding sequence ATGACGCTCTCGCAGGCGGACTTCGCGTTCGTGTCGGCCCTCGTCCGCCGGGAGGCGGCGATCGTGCTCGCGCCGGGCAAGGAGTACCTGGTCGAGGCGCGGCTGATCCCGGTCGCGCGGCAGGTCGGCGCGGCCAGCGTCACCGACTTCCTGGCCAACCTGCAGCGCAAACCGAACCCGGCGGACCAGCGCCGGATCATCGACGCGCTGACCACGAACGAGACGTCGTGGTTCCGCGACCGGGAACCGTTCACGGCGCTGACCGATGTGGTCCTGCCGGAGCTGGTGAAGAGCCGCGGCTCGGCGCGCAAGGTACGCCTGTGGTCCGCGGCCAGCTCCAGCGGTCAGGAGGCGTACAGCCTGGCGATCACCCTGCAGGAGTCGCTGCCGGCCGGCTGGGCGTACGAGATCATGGGCAGTGACATCTCCACCGAGATGATCAAGCGTGCCGAGGCGGCCGAGTACAGCCAGGTCGAGGTCAACCGGGGTCTTCCGGCGACCCAGCTGGTGCAGTACTTCGAACGCGTGGGCGCGCACTGGCGGGTCGCACCGCATCTGCGGCGCAACGTGTCGTTCAAGCACATGAACCTGACCGCGCCGCTGCCGGCCATGCCGCCCTTCGACGTGATCTTCCTGCGCAACGTCCTCATCTACTTCGACGTCGCGACGAAGAAGTCGGTGCTGCGCAACGTGGCGCGCCTGCTGCGCCCGGACGGCTGGCTCTTCCTCGGCGCCGCCGAGACGACCATCGGGATCGACGACAACTACGAACGGGTGGCGGCCGGCCGGACCTCTGCCTACCGAGTACGCAGCGCGGTGCCGGCCGGTGCCGCGAGGAAGGGGTGA
- a CDS encoding chemotaxis protein CheX, whose amino-acid sequence MSVETVVSEDDLAEMVEQVWVSYLDPEGVSPLVTTGDDKQATEVHSTVSITGTWHGHLVYACSLVAAKKAAAAFLAMDAEEVSQEDISDVLGELANIVGGNVKAMLPAGCFLSLPTVVLAPDTASYYPAAARISGLYGTWDGEPVSISMWQSVKQEASA is encoded by the coding sequence ATGAGCGTCGAAACCGTGGTGAGCGAGGACGACCTCGCCGAGATGGTGGAACAGGTCTGGGTGTCGTACCTCGATCCCGAAGGGGTCAGCCCGCTGGTCACGACCGGCGACGACAAGCAGGCGACCGAGGTGCACTCGACCGTTTCCATCACGGGCACGTGGCACGGCCACCTCGTCTATGCCTGCTCGCTGGTGGCCGCGAAGAAGGCGGCCGCGGCCTTTCTGGCGATGGATGCGGAGGAGGTGAGCCAGGAGGACATCTCCGACGTGCTCGGCGAGCTGGCGAACATCGTCGGCGGCAACGTCAAGGCGATGCTCCCGGCGGGCTGCTTCCTGTCCCTGCCGACCGTCGTGCTCGCGCCCGACACCGCCTCGTACTACCCGGCCGCCGCGCGGATCAGCGGCCTGTACGGCACCTGGGACGGCGAGCCGGTCTCCATCTCGATGTGGCAGAGCGTGAAGCAGGAGGCCTCGGCATGA
- a CDS encoding EscU/YscU/HrcU family type III secretion system export apparatus switch protein produces MAGEKTEQPTPQKLKKAKQEGQIGRSQDVGAWFGMLGASIMLPRTLSSAMDHSRELMAKIPDVIADPDPQIALGMLKNGLMSAAWAVLPLALTMMAIGIAAAGAQGGIRVATKLFIPKFSRLNPLPGIKKMFGPQALWEGTKALIKTGVLAGVLYATMKDIVPLLMTAGRLQIGSLLGVVNDAVLALIRAAAVAGIVMAAADYFVVRRRTNKQLRMTKEEVKQENKNTEGDPHVKGQIRARQMAMARNRQMADVPTADVVLVNPTHVAVALRYDPAKGAPRVIAKGQGAIAQKIRELATEHRIPMVQDVPLARALEKGVEVGQEIPAEFFGAVAKVLAFVMSLKSRGSAAGVHRNPNAAQAAA; encoded by the coding sequence GTGGCCGGCGAGAAGACCGAACAGCCCACACCGCAGAAGCTCAAGAAGGCCAAGCAGGAGGGCCAGATCGGGCGCAGCCAGGACGTGGGCGCCTGGTTCGGCATGCTCGGCGCGAGCATCATGCTGCCGCGCACGCTGTCCTCGGCGATGGACCACTCGCGGGAGCTGATGGCGAAGATCCCCGACGTGATCGCCGACCCGGACCCGCAGATCGCGCTCGGCATGCTCAAGAACGGCCTGATGAGCGCCGCCTGGGCGGTGCTGCCGCTGGCGCTGACGATGATGGCGATCGGCATCGCGGCCGCCGGGGCGCAGGGCGGTATCCGGGTCGCCACGAAGCTGTTCATCCCGAAGTTCAGCCGGCTCAACCCGCTGCCCGGCATCAAGAAGATGTTCGGGCCGCAGGCGCTGTGGGAGGGCACGAAAGCGCTGATCAAGACCGGTGTGCTGGCCGGCGTGCTGTACGCGACGATGAAGGACATCGTGCCGCTGCTGATGACCGCGGGGCGGTTGCAGATCGGCTCGCTGCTCGGCGTGGTCAACGATGCCGTCCTCGCGCTGATCCGGGCCGCCGCCGTGGCCGGCATCGTCATGGCCGCGGCCGACTACTTCGTGGTGCGCCGGCGCACCAACAAGCAGCTGCGGATGACGAAGGAGGAGGTCAAGCAGGAGAACAAGAACACCGAGGGCGACCCGCACGTCAAGGGTCAGATCCGCGCCCGGCAGATGGCGATGGCCCGCAACCGGCAGATGGCCGACGTACCGACCGCGGACGTCGTGCTCGTCAACCCGACCCACGTGGCGGTGGCGCTGCGCTACGACCCGGCGAAGGGCGCGCCCCGGGTGATCGCCAAGGGCCAGGGCGCGATCGCGCAGAAGATCCGGGAGCTGGCCACCGAGCACCGCATCCCGATGGTGCAGGACGTACCGCTGGCCCGAGCGCTGGAGAAGGGCGTGGAGGTGGGGCAGGAGATCCCTGCCGAGTTCTTCGGGGCGGTCGCGAAGGTGTTGGCGTTCGTGATGAGCCTGAAGTCTCGTGGGTCCGCCGCAGGTGTGCACCGCAACCCGAACGCTGCGCAGGCGGCAGCATAG